The Aspergillus luchuensis IFO 4308 DNA, chromosome 6, nearly complete sequence genome segment GAATCCCGCATCCGGTTCCAGAGTCCTAGAGGAGCTCCGGGCTTCCAATCCCAACGGATCATTTCACTTCATTCAATCGGATGTCTCACTTCTGCGCAGTGTTGACAAGGCCTGTGCGGAAATTACCGACAAGGAAAAGCAAATCGATCTCCTCTTCATGTCCACCGGCCACCTCTCTCTTTCAAAAAATGGTGAGTAGCAGAAATAACCTCAACCTGGTCAGTCGGGACGGCTACAAACGCTACTCcgacaaccccaacaccccTGTACCCTACTAGTGCTGACAGCGGGGACCCACACACAGAAACCGATGAAGGACTAGACGACAACCATGCCCTTCGTTACTACTCCCGGATGCGCTTCGTGCAGAACCTTATGCCTCTGCTCAGTGCCTCCCCCGGTCCAGCCAGGGTCGTATCCATCCTAGCAGGCGGCCAAGAAGGCACcatcgaagaagacaatTTCGACCTGACAAAGTCATGGACCTTTTCGAAAGCGAACACATACGCCGCCACACTAAACTCCTTAGCGATAGAGCATCTAGCCACCGCCCATCCGACCGTAAGCTTTCTACACGTCTTTCCGGGAATTGTACGGACTCCGTTGATGAACGCCACCTTCGGGAACTTTGGCGGGGCTATCCTAAGCTTTCTTTCTCGTCCGATTTCCATTACGCCGGAGGAGAGTGGCGAGCGTAATCTGTTTCTCTCAACATCGGCAGCTTATCCTCCCGCCACGCCCAAAGATTCCTCACATCTGGGGGTTCCCTTGGTCAAAGGGGTGGACACGGCACCTGCATCAACTGGTAAAATCGGAGGGGGCTCCTATATTCTCAAATACGATGGGAGCAATGCAACTCGCGAGAAACTAATGGCTGATTATCGAGCCCGGAGTTTCCCTGGTAAGGTTTGGGATCATACACTGGAGACATTCAAGCGGGTGCTACGGTCGgactgatgatgacggcTTTCATGCggttgtctttcttttctttttctcctttttcttccttcctttacTTTCCCTAATTTTGCATCGTCATGGACGGTGTTTAACTTTACATAACCGAGTTTGCCGTCGGATAAGCCAACGCCCATGTTCGTAATCTCATCTACCCAAAATTGAAGTTCGTACTTTGTCTATAAGCTACGTTCAGGACTCTGACCCGATGATGGAAATAGTAGCAGAGGGTCACACGGTCGGATATGGCTTTCCGAACGGGCAACAATTGAGCCGGCTCAATAACAGATGAAAGGAAGAAACAATATAGCAAAACGCAGCCTAACTATAAGTAGATAATTTATGCTTGAACAATTAAACAAGGGTATACGAAGGAAGATTCTGAAAGGGCCACTAAAGAGAGGGGAACGAGGGCTCCTGGATGATCTTAGAAGAAGCACTCTCTTTCCACTCCTAACTAGACCGACCCATGCAATTGTCGTACATTTAGTGAACTTAGAAAGTAAAGTTAGTTAACGTGTTGTAATATATGCGTAGTATGGCAATTTTCAAACGACAATGTTGCAGTGATAAGCAGAggaaaagggggaaaagacaGGGAGAACCGAAGGAACaaaatgaagagaagaaaaacaaaaaagggTAAAATATCCAATCTAGATAGAAGACAGATTTTGGTCCTTGGTTCAATCGTCCACTTTGGAGTTTGAATCgctgccatcatcatcatcatcatcatcatcctcctcaacatcatcaccatcaatgtCGCCTATACATCCGCCCTGACAGACAAAGCGACCACCACATGAGTAGGCCTGAGGTCCGTCTTTGGAGTAAACAATATCGGCGAAAGAGATCGCTGAATCAAGAATGGTGTCGCCCTCTTCAACCTGGGGGATCTCTTCGTCCAGTCGCTTTCGtaattcttcttccccgtcgTCCCTATGGTCGTATTCGAAATCTTCTCGGCGTTGCTGCAACGTATCAATAACGTCCGAAGTTATCAAGTGGCGACTTGAGACAAGAGGAAAGTGCAGTAGTATTGGAATAGGCCATTCGTCAGGATGGATTTCATCGGAACACCCTCGTTTCCGGACTCTCGTTTTGCGATGCAGGAAGGGCCCACACCGCCTGACATCAAGTTCGAACTCAAATTCGGTTTCAATTGTTCccagataaatagatatgTCAATTGCGGACCGATAAATTTCGACAAGCCCTTCGTATCGGTTTGTAACTTTATTCGAGTCGGTCATTTTCTTTAATACTACCTGCAAGGCTTGACACTCTTTGAGCATACTGGTCGCAAGTCGATTTGCGAGCAGCTCCTGGGCCTTGCCGGTTTGATGTGCAACCCTGTAGTCCCTCGTATGTTCGGGGCGGACCTGATTTAGGAGCTGGGTTGTCGTTCTCCGCCAGTCAGATGCTCTGATCGGGTCAACTGCGGTATGGTTTAGAAATTTAGTCTACCAGATACTTGtacaaccacccacccccccccGGACAAGCTAAATGGTTTGCAGACATACCTTTGATTAGCCTCTTCCAAAGTCCCCACAATTCCTTCCCAAAGGCTGGTGGATCCATGCTTGACTGGCTACTTGTGCCCTCCTGATTGCCCTCAACGTAGACAAATGGATTACTGATAACATCTTCAAAGAGGTGCTTCATTAACACCGTGCCTGGAAGAAAATACCAGAAGTTATTACAGCCAAGCTCGTCAAGTCTCGCCTCAATCGACTTCCAATCTTTGTCCAGGCAAAAGTTCCCAAGGCTGTCCAGAATTATCTGTAAACCGCCGGCAGACAACCTATCCCTGAGCTTTGCTTTCCTGTAGCAGTATTTATCCACCCAAGTTGAGACACGCCGGCTGAAGTCGTGGAACAGGTTCTTTGTACAGCCTTCTTTCCATTCACCCCTATAGCTCAAAGACCTCGGGCGTGTCCAAACAATGGATTTACCTGGGCATCTTTCTTCTGGTAACTCTGGTAACCCGTGTTCATCAACAGGCACCTCATGCTGTTGAACCTCTGTAGATTCTTTAACATTTGCTGACGCTGTAGATTCAGAAGCTGAGCTAGCGTCGATCTTAGCTTTCGTTGATGTCTGGATTTTTGGTGACGCTGGAGGTTCCGAAGCAGAGCTGATTTTAACCTTATCCTCTGTCGATCTTTGGACCTCAGGTGGTGTCTTAGGCTCAAAAGCCGACTTGGATTCGGTACTTTGATGGACCCTGggcttcctccccttcaattCGGTCGCTTCTTGTTTCTCTAAAAGCCTAGGAGAGCGCCTTTTCTATACAGTCCACAAAATTCATTAGCATTTTTCAGAAGCTCCACATCTTTCATGGAACCAAGCTTCGTTCCTGTGGTCCCGCAAGGTCTGACTGCATTAGAGCCCCGCAACACAAGGCCCACTGTGGGATAGCTAATATCAACAACGTGCAGAAGAACCTGGACggttggaggagaatgagtGAA includes the following:
- a CDS encoding uncharacterized protein (COG:Q;~EggNog:ENOG410PXC8;~InterPro:IPR036291,IPR002347;~PFAM:PF00106,PF13561;~go_process: GO:0055114 - oxidation-reduction process [Evidence IEA]); translation: MPTLSQVRQSNTALGAQRQKMVAVFVGGTSGIGEATAKQMALAVKQPTIHLVGRNPASGSRVLEELRASNPNGSFHFIQSDVSLLRSVDKACAEITDKEKQIDLLFMSTGHLSLSKNETDEGLDDNHALRYYSRMRFVQNLMPLLSASPGPARVVSILAGGQEGTIEEDNFDLTKSWTFSKANTYAATLNSLAIEHLATAHPTVSFLHVFPGIVRTPLMNATFGNFGGAILSFLSRPISITPEESGERNLFLSTSAAYPPATPKDSSHLGVPLVKGVDTAPASTGKIGGGSYILKYDGSNATREKLMADYRARSFPGKVWDHTLETFKRVLRSD